Genomic window (Alphaproteobacteria bacterium 33-17):
GTAAAGATTCATTCTTTAGGCTGAATAATTTATCAATTCATTGAAATATATGGAAATTTAATATTGACATGTTAAAGGATATAAATCACAATAATAAGATGAAGCGATTAGAAATGATTAAATCAGTTTTGATCATGTCAGTTTTGCGAGGTATAAAATGGCTTTAACAAAGAAAAATACAACTAAATATAATATTATAGTCCCTAAAGAGCTTGATGTAGCTCTTCAAGAAATGTCTATAAAATTAGAAATAGAAAAGCCAACAATAGTAAGGAAGTTACTAAACTTAGCAATAAAAAATTATGCTGAGTTTGATGATCAAAATCATTTAAAGGCAATTAAGAGGTCATTTTTTGATGATGCGATAGAATTTAAGTCTTAAAGGTATAAAAAAAAGCTCCTTGCAGGGAGCTTTTTATTATCTTTTTTGGTATCTACTGTTAATTTTTGGAACAATAACAAGAAACCTCATCACTTCTTAGATTACTCCAAAAGTTATCAGTAGTCAACACTACATGTTTAATTTTTGGGGGAAAAATGGAAAATTTTTCATTAATACAGATAAAATCAAGTCAAATTACATTATATACGTTTACTTTTAGCTTAAGCCTTTAAGGAATTCGTCATGCTACAATATTGTACAGATTCCTCAGGGCTTAATGCTTCTGTGTCCCCTTCCCTGTTTAATTCAGGAGAAGAAGTAACTGCTGAGTCTCTGTTAAATGAATTATTAGATCTTCAAAATTCATCTATTGATCCTTTAATGGAAGAATGGCTTAAAGAAAGATACAAACACTTTAAACCAATTATAAATAGATTCAATGACAACGAGTATTTTAAACTAAAGGATAAAAGATATAGGAAAGACTGTTACAAAGTAATCAAATACATACTTTTCAAAGAGCAGAAAAGGCTTGAGGCTAAAAAAGAACTGAGCTGGGTAGTTTTAGACCAAGAGTATTTAATCAATGTGTTTGGACTTGAAAGATCTAAAATTGACGTTGTATTTGAAATATTGACTGGCAGCGGCATCATTGAGTTTATGGGAGAGAAATTGTATTCAGTTTGTACAAGTGCTGCCCTACTCTTCTTAAATAATAACGGTCTAGGGTATTTGTATAACCGTGATTGCTCCTATATAGAAGAAATCAACAAGTTTAAAGATGGCGAAAGAATATTCGATATGCTTTCAAATAAAAAACTTGATGCAGAAATGATTGAAAACGGTCATATACTTTTCGAGCTAAAAAGAAAGAACCCAACTTTCATCAAATTCTTAGAAATAATCTATAAAGAAATATTTGCTGCACATAAGGGCTATAAGGTAAGAAACAAACCTATTAAATATTATGCATCTAAATGCGGATGTAGCGAAAGAACCATAAAAAGATACAAAAAAATACTTAAACTATTTGGAATCAAATTTCTTCCTTCTTTTTTTAAAGCATGGAATGGAAAAAAGCGTGCTTACGATAAAATGGTTATTGAGAATCCAAAACTGGTTGTACGAATCATTGAAAGTCTATTTGAGCAACATGAACATAAACTAAGCTTTGTTGATAATAATAAAAGAAGTTGTCACCTCTTATTTATTAAAATAAATAATGTACAAAAAAGAAGTATAATAGGAACAAGAACAAAACAATCAGATAAACTATTTTCTGAAAATCCTCTTTTCAAACCACGTTTAAAACAAGAAATTGATGTTGTAGAATACTATTCTGAACATTCAGATGATATAATTCATCATTTTGCTAAAAAATTCTCTAAAATACTTTCTTTGAAGGATGTTGGAAAACTTGTTGATAAATTTATAAGCCTACTATTCGCTGAAAAGACCTATAAGCTTTCAAGGAAGTTATTTGTTTATAGACTATCAAACTACATTCATGCTAAGGCTAAGGCGCAGGAACACTGTGGTTCAAAATATAAAGGATACAAAATCAAAGAATTACAAGATAAGGAATATTATGTTTCAAAAAAAGTTAGTTAATTATTTTAAGTCTGGCATTGAGCCTATCGATCAATACTACAATGATAATGTTTTTTCTGAAAAAACAATTAACTTCATTAATAGCAATAGAGTTAAAACCTCTACAATTACATTAAAGAAAATATTATTCCAGCTTTATAAAGATGGGCTTTTGTATAGTAATAAAGCTTACTATTTAGATCTCAATATTTATGAACCGTATGACTCAAGGTTGGATAGTATGCAAAACTTAGTATATGATAAGCATGAAACCTATGATGATATTTCTTTAAAGAACAAGTTACAGACTTTAGCTAGTATAAATTTACACACTGACAAACAATATAAATTTGTATTTATAGACTATATAAATAATATGAAAGTCTTTGATGAAGAAATAAATGATCAAAAAAAAAATAAAATGTTACAAATTATGTATATCCTATCTGAAATGAAACTTAATGATAATATTACATTCTTTATTTCTCGATATCAGAAAGAACTTACAGATAATTTATTGTGTTTAACCTCAACTGAAGACTTTATATTAAATTATGCTGACTTTCTGTTAAACATTAAATTTAACAACGATACTAAAGATCTCTTTTATAACATTGTTAAAAACCGTCATAGATCTATCTTCTCATGTAAGGTTCATCTTCCGTTTAAATGAATAGAAGCATAACCTTTTAAAAAACTGATTTATTTTTTTTTAATTTTATGCTATGTTGCCTTTTGCAACACCTATCTTTTACGAATTTTTCTACGACTTTTGTATATATCAGGTGTTGCACTATAGTAACGGCTTAGGATATCTTTTTGACATTCTCCCCCAGCTGAAGCAAGGAGATTCATGTGCAGTTAAACTGCAACAGGAAGAAAATGATTGCTCATTTCTACAGATTCCTGCTTCCGACCAATTACTTGATTCGATCCACAGGCCATCACGGCGTGTCCCGCCGCTCTTATATTCTTAGCTGCATTTATATCAGCATGATCTTGGTAAGCACATTCTACACACTCAAATATTTCTCTTTTCGGTCTGTTATCTTGTGACACATGAGAACAAGAGCTACACTTTTGTGATGTATACTTGGGGTCAATCTTTATCAACTTTCCACCAAGCCACTTTTGTTTGTACTCAAGCATAGTTGTGAAGTTATGCCAACCCTGATCTAATATAGCTTTATTAAGACCGGATTTAGCTTTTACATTCCTGCCAGGTTCTTCTATAGTACCTTTTGCAGATTTAGTAAGATTACTTATTTTTAAATCTTCTATTACTACTACGCCGTGGCTTTTGGAAATAGTAGTTGATAGCTTTTGTAAGTAATCCTTCCTAATGTTTTTTATTTTATTATGTAATGCTGATATTTTTTTCTTTTGTTTATACCAGTTTTGTGAAAACTTCTCTTTTCTTGCTAATTTACGCTGCTCTAAGGCAAATTTATTTTGGTGTAGTCTAAAGCTTGAAATAGCTTTAGGCATATCACCACTTGATGCTGCTGCAATGCTATCCACCACACCAAAATCAAGTCCTATCACCTTATCGTTATGTGAGTGTCGTGGTTCTTCTACTTCACATTCAGTTTGAATTGATACGTACCAGTGATTTCCTTCTTTACTAACTGTAGTATTTTTTATTGTCCCTTCTACTTCCTTACTTATAAAAAAACCAACAAATCCGATTTTCGGTAAAAATATCCTTCTATTGTCAATCTTTACTCCTTGAGGGTAACGGAAACTATAGTGTACACCTTTTTTCTTAAAGCGCGGGTCTTGTCTTCCCTTTACTTTAAACACATCCCATATAGCTTTGTCTAAGTCTTTGAGAGTTTGCTGAAGTGATTGTGAAGGTGCATCTTTGAGCCAAACTAATTCTTCTTCCTTTTTCCACAAGGTAAGTTCCTTAGCTAATTCTTCATAAGGTAGATATTTTTGACCTTCTTCTTTTCTTTGCTTTTGAATTCCTAGTGCCTTGTTCCAAACAAATCTACAGCAGCCAGCAAACTGAAATAGCTTTTGTTCTATTTCATCATTGGTCTTAAGTCTGTAACAATATGCTTTGACAAGTTCCATAATATAATCCGTTTATATGAGAAATCTTACTGAACAATACATAAAAATAAAGAATAAAATTATAAGGCTAAAGAAATAGTATTTATCAGAAGAAATATGTAATCATATAAAGATGAAAACATGATTATATGTAATCAGTATCACATTATTTCATAAATAAATGAAAATATGTATTGCATTAGCATGAAAGTATGATATCATGTAAATATGATGTCAGGAAAGCATGGCACATGTAATCAAGGGGGGTATATGACTGTGATATCAATTTTAAATCAAAAAGGTGGCGCTGGTAAAACCACTTTAGCAACTAATATTGCTAAGGGTTTGCAGTTGGAGGGACATAAAGTATTATTAGTGGACTCAGATCCACAAGGTAGTGCTAGAGACTGGTCGGCGGCTAATGAGAACTGTTCTATAACTGTAGTAGGAATTGATAGACCTACAATAGATAGAGACATTAAGAATATAAAATCACAATATGAATATATTGTGATAGATGGTGCGCCACAAGCTCATGATTTAGCTGTAAGTGCTATTAAAGCATCTGATCTAGTTTTAATACCTGTACAGCCTTCACCATATGATATTTGGGCGGCAGAAGCACTAGTAAACTTAGTTAAACAAAGAATTGAGATTACTAATGGCGAGCTGAAAGCCGCTTTTGTAATAAGTAGGGCTATATATGGAACAAAAATTGGTGAAAGTGTAGTAGAAGCTCTTTCAGGTTATGAATTAGATATATTAAAAACTAGAACATTCCAAAGAGTCGTATACTCGACTACTGCCGCACAAGGATTATCCGTTTTTGAATCTGCAAAACAAGATGAGGCTGCTATGGATGAAATAAGTAACATTATTCAGGAAGCAAAAATGAAATTAAAAGAGGAGGTTATTCATGATTAGTTTAAAAGCAGGTAGACCAAGTAGAGAAAAGGAAGTTCAAACCATTAATGATATAGGTAAGAAAAATAAAGTAAGGTTATCTTTTGATTTAGATAAAGAATTACATAAAAGACTTAAGCTAATTGCAATGGAAAAAGAAGTATCATTACAAGACTTAGTCATATCAATCCTGAAAAAGGAAAACATGTAATTATGATAATATGAGAACAGGAATATATGATTTCATATTATAATGAATATATGAGTAGTTAAATAATCTAAGTCAAAAATAAATGATTTAATGGTATTAAAAAAGGAGAGGGGCATAATGCAATACGCTATTCTCCTTCTTTGTTTTAGATGAAAACATTATATAATGAAATAATGAAATCATACTATCATAGTTTCATCTATCTATATAAAGATTGGGTGTTTTCATTTACTCTTGCTCTGAAAGGGTTGGAATCACGACCAACATCACTTACTACAGTATTCCTCACAATAGGGATTTTCTTTTCGTTTGTAACAACTTTATTCTTTCCAAAGAAATATTCTTTTATGCTATAATAAGATTCTGCAGTCCAGTTAATAGCTTTTTTGCTGTATTCAACAGCTGATGAAAACCATTTAAATTTAGAAAGGATTTTTTCAGCTGCTTTACATACTATAGTGATGCAGCTACCTAGCAAAAATGTAGTGAAACCAGATCTGAAGCCAGATCGAATCCCTACAATTAACCCTAATACAACGCTTAAGGCAATGAACCCTTTTGGCATCATATATTTATAAATGCTTGTTGCGTAATCAACATCCTTTTTGACTACAGGCTTTTTCTTTTCTTCAAGTCTTGTGATTTTTTCACGATTATTGTTGAATATAGCTTCAAATATATCATTTTGATAATTGCTATCTACCGAGTCAAAAATCTCTTTCTCTAATGAATATGTTTCATCATCGTGATACTGTACTTTTTTAAGTCCTTTAGCATTAAAATTAGTTTGAGTATTTTCGAAATTAACCAGCCTCATTAAACAATGTGAAAAATCAGTATTGTTCAAATTACAGTTCTTGAAATTGATATTTATGAATGTAAAGTAGGATAGATCCTCATTGGAAAGATCAAGGTTCTCAATTACATTATTTGCAGGGTTTCCAATTACACAAAATGCGTGGTGTTTATCTGCTAAATTCTTCTGAGTATAAAGGGCAAGTGCTGGTTTAATACCCAAACCGTCTTTTGTAAGTTTATGTAATTCTACAAATTCATTAATTGATAAAATATGAATATTTAATGTTACGTTTGTCATGTTTATTTCTCCTAATTTGTATTGATACCTAATAAATCTTTTTTCCTTCTGATTTCTTCTACATAACTTCTTAAACAAGTAGTCATTTTGGCTTTAACAGTCCCTATTATTTCCTTAACAGGCAGTTTGATTAAGAGTTCTGGTTTTTCTAATGGATCTGCTTTTAAACGTGCGGGTATATGCTCTGAATTAAGCGGTACTGATAGAGGATTCTTATTTTCAAATAAACCATTTAGAAATGTTGCAAGTGGGTCTGCTTCACTTTCAACTCTTGTTGTTGAAATCATTACACTGTTTATTGAATTTTTTAGCTGGTTAAAATCATTAGTAAATTCAGTATTTGTTGTTGTACTTACATTCTGATAAAGAACCCTAACTAATACATATATTAAACGATTATAATTTCTAATCGAAATATTGTTAGCTGCACCGCTATTTGAAAGGTCATTCATATAATCATATATCATAGCCTTTTGATCATTCGTCACACCTGAAATGCTGTATTTTGTTAAAAAGCTTTTAAGTAGTTGAGATAATTGCTTTTGATTATGCCGCTGGTTACACTCAAATTCATTAGCTTTTGTTATATTAGATTTGTTGTTCTCGTCACCGAAATAAAGCAAGGCTTTAGGTAAGGCAAAATAATTAGTCTCATCGATATTATTAATGTATTTCTCTGCTATCTTACTTTGTAACTTTAGTACTTTTTGAAATAAGGGATAATAACATTGAATTTTAAGTAAGTATTGACCTTTTTGTTCTCTAGATAATAGAAGATTTTCACTAGCTAATTGTTCTATTAAATCCTGATGCTTTTTATAGAAATCTTCTGACAGGACTAGGGTTTTACCAACCAGCTTTGAGTCAAAAAGTTCAGAAAGAGCGACATCAATATCATTGAATAGGCGGGATTCACTAAAGAGCTGATGAGCTGTCATAACATTAGGTCTTTTAGACTTAAGTGTAATGTTAATTGTTTCGAGCTTATCATCTATATTGTTAATGGTTAAAATTCCTAAGTCCTGCATTTTATAAAAAATGGCAGTATTATAATTAAAGTCATGTAAAAAAAACTTAATATTAGGATCGTAAATACTGTCTTCAATATTAATTTGATTAGTCGGTACCTGAAGGCAAGATGACAAGAAAGAGGCCTTAATTTTGTTGTGGTGGTTTATGTAATCTTGCCAATCCTTATACAATTGTTCAATATTACGAATATCACATATTGTATATGATATACAACGGGTATAATTACGATCAATCCTAAACGTTTTTTTATCCACAGAATCTTTAAAGAAAGCCCTTACAAACTCAGGTATTCTTTCGTCCTTAAGTACATCGGGAAAAGTTTCGCTGTAAAAAGGTTTTGGTTTTATATCGTTATTATCATTATAAAAGCAATAAAATTCACCAGTATAGGTGAATTCATTGCGTAATGTATGTGTATCGCTAATATTACGATTATTATTAAATATACGAATCTGTTTATTAACCAAATCCGTAAAGGTTTTAATCATCTCAAGCTTAGCCATAGTGTCGTTAAGAAACCTAGCATAATCTGCAACATGTAGCTTGTGTACTTTTAAGGTAAGTTGTTTGAAGAGATCAACTTCCGTTTTAAAAAATGATCGTTTTTTAATTTTGTAAAGGGGTTTAATTTCAAAGTATGGCTTATAGTCCCTTCCAAGGTTATTTAAGGTGTAAAGCCGTGCGTGATCTACTTCATCATACGGGATTCTTACAATTTCTTTATTTTCATGAGGATAATGTATTATATTAGATTCACTTGAGTTTAAATTTAATAGGTTGGCAATAGTCATGCCAATATCTTTGATTATAGTAGCGCTATTAGTATTAATATTGGGGGTTGGCTTTAATACGTGCTTTTCGGCTATATCAAGCTTAAATGGCATTTTATTATGTAATGTTCTTACGTTTAAATTAGCTTCCTGTTTTTTACTTACATGCTTAATGAAAGCCTGAGCGGTTACTATCTCCGTAGGAATCTTTTCGTCATCTTTAATGGTTACATCACTTACATAACCATCTGAGTTTATAATAAAATCAATTACCTTCTGATTTTCTAAAAACTTCAATATCTCAAATGATACATTATCTTGGTGTATAGGTGCGTAAAGGTGTAAGATATTATCGTGATTACCTGCAATAGCAAGGTCATCAAAATTATCTAAAAAACTAATTAGTGACTGTATTTTCATATTTGTTACTCTTTATAAAAAATAATAAGATTCCTTGACCTTTAAAAAAGTTCTAAAGGGCTTAGAATTGTTTAAGTTGTCAATATTTATTGGTTCTTAACGAGCCATATTGCGTGTTTGCGCTTTTATATTTTCGTTAATAGCATCGTTAGTATAATAAATGCGATCACGGCTAAATAATGTTGTAGGTTTAATTAAGTATCTGTACATCTTATCTGATGCAGATGATACTATGCCTTTGCTATCTACCACTTTAACCATTTCCTGATTAGAATAAGTTCCATTTAATACTTCACGATTTAAAGTATTAAATGAATTTGTATCAAAATATGTTTCCTGATAATTAGTTTTATCAACCACATATCTTCCTATCAAATAACCCATGAAATACTCTGAAGCCTGAGTGTGATTTAGAGCCACATATTTCACAAGATCCTTAACTGCTCCAAAATTCATCAAAAATGATTTTAGTAATGAAAGCTCGGTAGCAATCCATGAAATAGCGTAATTAGGCACGTATTCCTTTATTTTGCTAGATGCTGAATTATACATTGGCGCTGCAAAATTAAGCATAGAACTTACTCTAGATGAGCCGCTTATATAATTTGTGACTGTTGAATAGTAAGGAGCCACAATTGGAGCCATATAGCTTAGCGCAATAGGAGTAAGATAGATTGATACACCAACTATTGCTAATACCTTTAAATCCTCCCCATAGTAGCGATTTCTGGAAGAGTTGCCGTTTTTTATATTGCTTGCAATTTTATATGTATTAGATGGTCTGATATAGTCCATTTTTACATTGCGACCTAAAACCTCATCTTTAGTTGTTAGGGATAATATTCTCATAGATTTACCTATATTTTGAATAGTACTTTTAGTTACATTTTTAGCATGGGTTAATGTAAAGTCGGTAACTTTAAATACTTTATTTTGTATAGATGAGACCGAGTCTTGTGTATAGTCTTGGATACCCATCAACTTCTTTTCAACATAATTCTTCATATTTCCTCCAATTCAATAACTATATTGTATAACAGAAACCAATAATATGTTATAAACTATAACTATATATTGACATAAGTCATAAATACGATATATACTTATAATTGAATTTGGCGTCAAGCTAAATTTGTTAACAAAATTACAACCTAAGATGTTGTATTAAATTAAGTTATTGATAAACAAGGAAAAATATATGAAAAAAAAAGTTGCAACTTTAATAATAAGTTTATCCGTAATCACCGCATGTGAAAATGGGTCAATGCCTATATCACGTCAGCATGTAGCTACAGGTCTTGGGGCAATTGGTGGCGGTATTCTCGGCTCTAATATCGGAAAAGGGAAGGGAAGAATGGTAGGTGCTGCGTTAGGGGCATTAGGTGGTGCTGCATTTGGTAATTGGATGGGTGAACATCTGGATCCCAAAGATCAACAAACTCATATTAACACCACGCAAAGAAGTTTAGAAAATGCTAGAACAAACCAGCAGATAGGCTGGGATGACCCTGATACAGGTGCTAGTGGCTTTGTAATGCCAACTCAAACCTACAAATCAAGAGAAGGTAGGGTGTGTAGAGAATATACTCAAGTGATTCAAGTTGATGGCAAAAGACAAGAAGCTTTTGGCAAAGCTTGTAGAAATAATGATGGATACTGGCAAATTCAGAATTAAAAGTTTAAAATAAGGATTAGAGCAGTTCAGGAGAATAGTTTATGATTGATCAAAATTGGTATATCCACGTAAATTACGTTCAAGAGGACAAAATTTCCCCTGAGCTGTATCTTTATAAAGGCTATGAGAAACATTTCGAAAACAAAACTTCATTGATTACTTATATAAATAATCAAATTGAATGCATCAAGCAGCCTATAGATTTAATACAGTACAAAAAAGTTGGTTTTTTCTTTTGGAACAATATTTTGACTAACAAAGGTCAAAGCCATGACATTTTAATAGAAAACCAACTAGAAACAAACTTCAGATATTATTGTATTTTACAAATTGAAGAGCTTATAATTAACAACTCGTTTTTATTGGACGTCGATGAAATTATTGATATAAAAAGCAATCTTTACCATATAATAGAGCAGTTCAAAATTTCTACTGCAACAGGTTTTAATAGTGAATATGAGCTTTATATGAAACTACATGAAGTATCACATGCACTTTCACCTATTATAGTATCTATTGATGACAAGATCATTAAGCAATTTCAGCAAAGTGAACGCACTTTAGAGTTATTAGATAATTGGATTGATTATTTTGAGTTGGTTAAAAATCTAGGCATAGATTTTTATGCAGATAAGACAGCCGAAGAAATCAAAAACCATAATGAAGAAATCTATTTACAGCTAAAAGCAATATTTTCTGAAGAGATGTGGCTTAATTCTTTCTATACTATATATCAACATTTAAAGGTTTATAATGTAGCAATCGAGGTGGCTATAGTAGAGAAATTCATTTATACTCTACAAAATTGCAAATTGGCTTTATCATCTAATTCAGTCAAAGAGTTAGGTGCATATTATTTAGATGTTTCTTTGTTACCTCTTTTCATTGAAATGTTTTCAATTCTTGACGAAAGGCCTATAAAAATAGGTAATTTTAAAGGCGTTAATAATGATGGACGTATACTTCCAAAAACATTCCGTACAGAAAATGGTGAAACTTATTACATAAAATCATATTCTGGTTTGTTCAGCGAATATCATAAATTATTTCAACAACATAAAGCTAAGTTATTATATGTTAAAAGGTATGCTTCCAATTATATAGAAGCACAGGTAAGACTGCTTGTAAGAGAAGCTATTAACAATAGTGAAAAGTTTTTTAAGGTTCATAAGGCTATGCATGACAAGGGTATCAAATGTGCATTAGAACTTCATGAAACAATCCAGAATATTGTAAAAAAGTAGGACGAAACATTAGTAATCATTTTTTGGTGAGCCCCTGAGCAGAAAGAAAAAGGAGAGGGGAAAGCCGAAGGCTAAACTCTCTCCTTAAATGTTACTAGCTAAATCATTTTTCGGAGCCTGCCCATCGCAGAAAGCAAATAAAAACATAAGAAAACAATAGTCAAGGGCGCTGAAAGCGGTAATACTTACCTTGACTATTGTTTTTGATGTTTTAGCTTCTGCACTAGATGGGAGTTACGAAAAATATGTGTTACGTAACATACTGAAATATATGGAAAAACCGCGCCGTTAATTATTTGTTAATAAAAAAATACTTAACTATATCTTGAAAATGTGTTAATTAATTCACACGTGTTAAACCTTTAGTTGATTACTTTGCGCCCCCTCTTTTGTTTTGGTAGCGGGATATAGGTTTGTCATGAATTAAATTAGCGGAGTGAATGTTGTGAAGGAAAATTATATTGCTATATATGATGAAAGTATAAGGAAGGCTTTTAAAAGCCATTTTGATAAATATAAAACAGTTGAAATTACTGATTTTATGTTTATTGAACATGATTTTACTATTGCTGCATCAAGTTATATTATTTCTGATTTAAATTGGCAAAAAGAATATGATAAAAAATTCTATGCCTATTATGACCCAGCTTATAAGGCTGGTTTTCACTTATCCAGCGGCTTCAATCTGCTTAGTTTTCTTACTTCTGATAATCCCATAGGTACGAAAATATTAGAAAGAAAAAAGAAAGCGAATATTTCTAATGGCTTTGTTTTAATAGCTAAAACACCAATGAAAGCATATCAACTGATACTGAGTTCAAAAGATGATAACTTGGATATTGTGAATTTAATGTGCAAAAATGCTGAACGATTTGTACAATTATTCGAAGAATTTAAAAAAATTACTTTATAAAAATCCATAAAAATTGCGGGAATCACGTATATTGTTATAAGTTGTAATTTTATCCTTTCTTAAAATTCTGTGCCAATACAAAGGTGC
Coding sequences:
- a CDS encoding peptide transporter codes for the protein MTVISILNQKGGAGKTTLATNIAKGLQLEGHKVLLVDSDPQGSARDWSAANENCSITVVGIDRPTIDRDIKNIKSQYEYIVIDGAPQAHDLAVSAIKASDLVLIPVQPSPYDIWAAEALVNLVKQRIEITNGELKAAFVISRAIYGTKIGESVVEALSGYELDILKTRTFQRVVYSTTAAQGLSVFESAKQDEAAMDEISNIIQEAKMKLKEEVIHD